The following DNA comes from Candidatus Flexicrinis proximus.
CTCATTCGACACTTCCAACTTACTGCAAATCATCATGGTTACGCTGCCTTATGGCGGGCGGGAGCAGTGATGAGATTGAAATTCCTGCCCTGAGTGAAGATGAACAACGATGGGAACTTCGAGCAGTGATGGATGCGATTGTTGCCCAGGCTTATGGGCTGGAACGGGCGAACTACGAGTATGTTCTACACTCGTTTGACCGCGCTAGCGGTCCTAACCCGTATACAGAAATCTGCCTCGAAAAGTGGGACGAGCTGCACGCCATTGGCCGGAGGCATTCACGCGCAAGTACGATCCGTATCACGACATCCCGCTGGTCGAGACGCTGCCCGCCGGTGATCGACCTCAAGCTGCCGCCGTCCGCAAAGATACGCGCGATCGGGATCTGCCGCGCGACTTGTTCGGCGATCCGCTGCCGACGAATCTGTTCGGTGAAGTGATAGATCCCAACAATAAGAAGAAGCGACGTTAGGAGTTATCTCCATGCTCCATCCCATTAAGGCGCTCGACCATGTGATCGACTCCTACCGTGACTATTTGATTACGGAGTTCCGCGCACGCGACGAACGTCTCAAAGACGAGCTGCAAGAGGCGCTCACCCGGGAGAACTTTCTGGCGCGCGAGCCATTCTTCAGCGCTCATACGGCCTTTGAAAGCGGTAAGGCGTGGGAGGCGCTCGGCCTCGACGAACGGCTGGCGGCATCGCTCCGCAAACGCGCTGGTGGCAATGATTCCTACTTGCATCAGTCACTTGCCATAGAGCATCTTCTTGGCGGTTCAGGCAAGCCGATTGTGAT
Coding sequences within:
- a CDS encoding DEAD/DEAH box helicase, with translation MLHPIKALDHVIDSYRDYLITEFRARDERLKDELQEALTRENFLAREPFFSAHTAFESGKAWEALGLDERLAASLRKRAGGNDSYLHQSLAIEHLLGGSGKPIVISTGTGSGKTEAFLAPVLHSAIEDAITNKTEPGWSPSCFIR